In a genomic window of bacterium:
- a CDS encoding outer membrane beta-barrel protein: protein MIRSVAIFLLFLAITSIAAPNDAKSGFYFAPMLTSGHFGITAHNLPISYAQLATPTLTLNSLDVAPDRGLSLGGKLGIFFRPEIHERKNRCDFEVQFEYAPAKFWFQTIELENGVSVYGQDKWDLKNMNLVGRFRWSAEVGDRWQAFVHFGYDIDFITLESATALSNGLNLGAGMRVRLCDHYAFYFEYETASLKTIKIAYADIDATANLALRNSTGTTGYVTLKPNYSMVSVAFEFPIEFCMSCKDKKNRGDTPRW from the coding sequence ATGATAAGATCAGTCGCGATTTTTCTTCTCTTTTTAGCCATAACCTCAATTGCTGCGCCGAACGATGCAAAATCCGGGTTCTATTTTGCACCTATGTTGACCTCCGGGCACTTTGGGATTACAGCACATAATCTGCCTATCTCATATGCACAATTAGCAACTCCTACATTGACTCTTAACAGCCTCGATGTTGCACCAGACAGGGGATTATCCTTAGGGGGTAAACTGGGCATATTTTTCAGACCCGAAATCCACGAGCGCAAGAACCGTTGTGATTTCGAGGTGCAATTCGAGTATGCGCCGGCAAAATTCTGGTTCCAGACCATCGAACTGGAGAATGGCGTTAGCGTTTATGGCCAGGATAAATGGGATTTGAAAAATATGAATCTTGTTGGCCGTTTTCGATGGTCGGCCGAGGTCGGCGATAGATGGCAAGCATTTGTCCATTTTGGTTATGATATAGACTTCATTACTCTAGAAAGTGCAACGGCCCTCTCAAACGGTCTCAATCTTGGAGCCGGCATGCGCGTGCGTCTTTGCGACCACTATGCTTTTTACTTCGAATATGAAACAGCTTCATTGAAAACAATCAAAATAGCATATGCTGACATTGATGCTACTGCAAATCTCGCTCTTCGCAACTCGACTGGCACAACCGGCTATGTCACGCTTAAACCGAATTATAGTATGGTATCTGTTGCGTTCGAGTTCCCAATCGAATTTTGCATGTCTTGTAAAGACAAAAAAAATCGGGGCGACACACCTAGGTGGTAG